From one uncultured Paludibacter sp. genomic stretch:
- a CDS encoding K+ transport system, NAD-binding component: MSEYQKFQQTSNKAIRTGVLLLFSILIIGTAGYMSLEGLSFLDGLYMSVITISTVGFKEVGNHEFDAVGKVFTIFLILISLGTLAYIGSTLIRFIVDGELKHYLKLHKVDKKIQQLKNHVIVVGYGRNGEQAVTELRENNVDCVVIEKRENVIARIEEDNSLLYIKGDATQEDILEKARVRDAKAIIITLPEDADNVFVVLSVRSLSKNMVIISRASEMRSVKKLRLAGANNVIMPELIGGQQMAKLVHQPDIVEFLDSVLLQKSKDVQLVEISCENLSKSFDGKSIGDLKIREHSGANIVGIKSANMKYIFNPDPTTILTNEIKLFVLGNPEQIANLKNWLEFGK, translated from the coding sequence ATGTCCGAATACCAAAAATTTCAACAAACATCCAATAAAGCTATACGAACAGGTGTTCTGCTTTTATTCTCTATTCTTATTATTGGAACTGCAGGATATATGTCTCTGGAAGGATTGAGTTTTTTGGACGGACTTTATATGAGTGTCATTACTATTTCTACTGTCGGTTTTAAGGAAGTTGGCAACCACGAGTTTGATGCTGTTGGTAAAGTTTTTACAATTTTTCTGATACTAATCAGCTTAGGAACATTAGCATATATAGGTTCAACTTTAATACGATTTATTGTTGACGGAGAATTAAAACATTATCTAAAATTACATAAAGTGGATAAAAAAATTCAACAACTCAAAAATCACGTAATTGTAGTAGGTTACGGACGAAACGGTGAACAAGCCGTTACAGAACTACGCGAAAATAACGTAGATTGCGTTGTGATTGAAAAGCGTGAAAACGTTATTGCACGTATTGAAGAAGACAATTCGTTGCTTTACATTAAAGGCGACGCCACTCAAGAAGATATTCTTGAAAAAGCACGTGTGCGTGATGCGAAAGCCATCATTATTACATTACCTGAAGATGCCGATAATGTTTTTGTGGTACTTTCCGTGCGGAGTTTGAGTAAGAATATGGTCATTATTAGTCGTGCTTCCGAAATGCGTTCGGTAAAGAAACTGCGTTTGGCGGGAGCAAATAATGTGATTATGCCTGAATTAATTGGTGGACAGCAAATGGCAAAACTCGTGCATCAACCGGATATTGTAGAATTTTTAGATAGTGTTTTACTGCAGAAAAGCAAAGATGTTCAATTGGTAGAAATTTCGTGCGAAAATCTTTCAAAATCTTTTGATGGTAAATCGATTGGCGATTTGAAAATCAGAGAACATTCCGGAGCAAATATTGTAGGCATAAAGTCAGCGAATATGAAATACATTTTCAATCCTGATCCCACCACTATTTTAACCAATGAAATTAAATTATTTGTATTGGGTAATCCGGAACAAATAGCCAATTTAAAAAACTGGCTGGAATTTGGAAAGTAG